A stretch of the Coleofasciculus chthonoplastes PCC 7420 genome encodes the following:
- a CDS encoding Uma2 family endonuclease has protein sequence MNSASLDQQLIPALENGDRLSRAEFERRYNLMPDLKKAELIEGVVYVPSPLRYNRHGKPHGKIIAWLEVYAASTPGVEVADNATVRLDLDNEPQPDALLRLDEESGGRSRISEDDYVEGAPELIVEIAASSASYDLHDKLRAYRRNGVREYLVWLVQDRAFRWYILEQGEYRQQQADSLGMLSSPFFPGLQLDVQALLRGEMSRVLTVLQEGLGSPEHQDMWRNYRERRSSNR, from the coding sequence ATGAATTCGGCTAGTCTTGACCAACAATTGATTCCGGCTTTAGAGAATGGCGATCGCTTGAGTCGTGCTGAATTTGAGCGACGCTATAATCTGATGCCTGATCTGAAAAAAGCGGAATTAATCGAAGGAGTCGTTTACGTGCCATCGCCTCTACGCTACAACCGACATGGCAAACCCCATGGCAAAATTATTGCTTGGCTGGAAGTTTATGCGGCTTCGACACCAGGGGTTGAGGTGGCTGATAATGCGACGGTACGCCTGGATTTAGATAATGAACCGCAGCCGGATGCGTTGCTGCGGCTAGATGAAGAGAGTGGGGGGCGATCGCGAATTAGTGAGGATGATTATGTTGAAGGAGCGCCAGAGCTAATTGTTGAAATTGCCGCCAGTAGTGCGTCTTATGATCTCCATGATAAGTTACGGGCTTATCGGCGCAATGGGGTGCGAGAGTATTTGGTGTGGTTGGTACAGGATAGAGCGTTTCGCTGGTATATTTTGGAGCAGGGGGAGTATCGACAGCAGCAAGCGGATTCGTTGGGGATGTTGAGTAGTCCCTTTTTTCCAGGGTTACAGTTGGATGTGCAGGCACTTTTGCGGGGAGAGATGTCGCGAGTTCTGACTGTGCTACAGGAGGGACTGGGTTCGCCAGAGCATCAGGATATGTGGAGGAATTATCGAGAGCGTCGCTCCAGTAACCGTTAA
- a CDS encoding DUF4058 family protein, whose product MPRHYVEVIQMPSPFPGMDPYLEHSELWAEVHSRLIVNLADFLGPQLRPKYRVAVEKRTYTDLSDAALVGLPDVAVVSRRSTPNQNSSTTSSTATVLTQNEPVTVRIPMPEEVRESYLEIREIGTGAVVTAIEILSPNNKRAGVGRQAYSRKRLEVLGSFTHLVEIDLLRGGKPMLILGERPPGDYNILISRSDKRPLAQLYRFGVRARI is encoded by the coding sequence GTGCCACGCCACTACGTTGAGGTAATTCAGATGCCTTCTCCCTTTCCGGGTATGGACCCTTATTTAGAACATTCCGAATTATGGGCGGAGGTTCATAGTCGGTTAATCGTGAACCTAGCCGATTTTTTGGGTCCGCAACTGCGCCCTAAATACCGAGTCGCTGTCGAAAAACGAACCTACACTGATTTGTCAGATGCCGCGTTAGTCGGGCTTCCCGATGTGGCTGTTGTGTCTAGACGTTCAACCCCAAATCAGAACTCATCAACGACTTCATCAACGGCGACCGTGTTAACTCAAAATGAACCTGTAACGGTTAGAATACCGATGCCGGAAGAAGTCAGGGAGAGTTATTTAGAAATTCGAGAAATTGGAACGGGGGCGGTGGTGACAGCTATAGAAATCCTGTCCCCGAACAATAAGCGTGCGGGTGTGGGACGTCAAGCTTATTCTCGCAAGCGCCTGGAGGTTTTAGGCAGTTTTACTCATTTAGTCGAAATTGATTTGCTTAGGGGGGGAAAGCCGATGCTGATTTTGGGAGAAAGACCGCCTGGTGATTATAATATCTTAATCAGTCGTAGCGACAAACGACCTCTAGCTCAGTTGTATAGGTTTGGGGTTCGTGCACGTATTTAA
- a CDS encoding DUF29 domain-containing protein, with amino-acid sequence MNLEAEYDLDFYAWIRKNVELLRRGCLSEIDVEHIAEELESMGKCDLRQLRSRLQVLVMHLLKWQYQPDKQSKTWLVTIDHQRDEIETLLLDSPSLRSELEQGLARVYPKAVRDACRETGLPETTFPLSCPFEIEEILAQEFLPDCR; translated from the coding sequence ATGAATCTAGAGGCTGAATACGATCTGGACTTCTATGCTTGGATTCGTAAAAATGTAGAATTACTGCGGCGAGGCTGTTTGTCCGAAATTGATGTGGAGCATATTGCTGAAGAGTTAGAAAGTATGGGCAAGTGTGACCTCCGTCAACTTCGCAGCCGCTTACAGGTTTTAGTCATGCACCTGCTCAAGTGGCAATATCAACCCGACAAACAAAGCAAAACTTGGCTAGTGACGATTGATCATCAGCGTGATGAAATTGAAACCCTATTGCTAGATAGTCCTAGTTTAAGAAGCGAGTTGGAGCAGGGATTGGCAAGGGTGTATCCGAAAGCTGTGCGAGATGCCTGTAGAGAAACGGGTCTTCCTGAGACGACATTTCCCTTATCTTGTCCTTTTGAGATAGAAGAGATTTTGGCTCAAGAGTTTCTGCCGGATTGTCGTTAG
- a CDS encoding UPF0175 family protein, which produces MEELKIKYPAGFENAVQMTKDEMEQHIRLMAALKMFELGKVSAGKAAELAGMSRLDFFETCSRYRVSVFNYPPEELELELEQDLERLWEAIAN; this is translated from the coding sequence ATGGAAGAGCTAAAAATCAAATACCCAGCCGGATTTGAAAATGCTGTGCAAATGACTAAGGATGAGATGGAGCAGCATATCCGTTTAATGGCTGCCCTGAAAATGTTTGAACTGGGAAAGGTTTCGGCGGGAAAAGCGGCTGAGTTAGCGGGAATGTCAAGACTCGATTTTTTTGAGACTTGCAGCCGATATCGAGTCAGTGTTTTTAATTATCCACCAGAAGAGCTTGAATTAGAACTGGAACAGGATTTAGAACGGCTGTGGGAGGCGATCGCGAATTAG
- a CDS encoding DUF29 family protein, whose amino-acid sequence MEELLELKDLLLKGDISGALVIVEELEEMSRDDKINNIRSYAKILLLHLIKQQAENRTTRSWDVSIRNSALEIQSKNKRRKAGGYYLKPEELRLALEEAYEQALNGASLEVAEGLYAPETLGNMIDRNRIIDSAMTLILPNSGTSN is encoded by the coding sequence ATGGAAGAACTACTAGAGTTGAAAGATTTACTCCTCAAAGGTGATATTTCTGGGGCATTGGTCATTGTTGAAGAATTGGAGGAAATGAGCAGAGACGACAAAATCAATAATATTCGCAGCTACGCCAAAATTCTACTTCTCCATTTAATCAAACAACAAGCTGAAAACCGCACCACCCGCTCTTGGGATGTCTCTATTCGGAATTCAGCCCTAGAGATACAGAGCAAAAATAAACGACGCAAAGCAGGCGGTTATTATCTTAAACCGGAGGAATTGCGCCTCGCCCTAGAAGAAGCCTATGAACAAGCCCTCAATGGCGCATCTCTTGAAGTCGCTGAAGGACTTTATGCTCCAGAAACCTTAGGGAACATGATTGACCGCAACAGGATTATTGATAGCGCCATGACCCTCATTTTACCTAACTCAGGTACATCAAATTAG